CGCCAAGAGTTCCAAGAATATCTCTCAATAACACACTCGCAGGTATATGAAGAAGTGATTGTATATACATTTGACGTTTTTGTTAGACGCAGCCTAGCTATCGACATGTCTCCTGACTATAGTTCATGTGTCTTGTTTAAATATCATCAAATTCATTCTTATCTTAGGGGCTAGTTGCTCCAAGATTTCTTAACTTTATTTGTTTTTGTTTCGCTATGGTTATTGAGCAAATTCCACCTTTTGTCAATATATCTACTAATAATACCAATCACAATTAATTCCAAAGGATATGAACATCATTTAAGTTGAAAGTTTATGTGTTTTCAACAATTAAAAGTTATGTCTTTTTATTTTAAAGTTATGTTTTTTTTAATTTTAAAATAATTGTATATATTGAAAAAGTGTGATCCTTTATATTGAAAAGTTGTGACTCTTCATATAAGTATTACTAGATCTCGACCCGCACCACCGCGCGGGTTTTTGTTTTCATTTGTTTTTATATAAAAAATTTGTTTTCAATTCTAAATTGGTATATATTATAATATATATGTGTATATCAATTTTTAAAACATAATAAGTTTACGGTATATTTTTTTCATTGAATAGATTGTTTCAAACTTTCACATGTATTTGTATCTTCTTCTATATATATATATTTTTTTTTTTGGATTATTATTTCATTATTAAAATCGTAACTATATATATAAAGATTAGTAAAAAATTGTTTTATTGTCATATTCAAAGTTACTGTAACATTTCACAAATTTAGAAAGTTTTTAAAAAATTAAACTTTTCGCTTCATAGATTTATATTATCGAGTAAATAATTAAACATTTAGTTTTTGTTTAATTTTTAAAATAGTTTAAAAAAAAATTCATTTGTTTAAGGTAGTAAAGATTAATCATTGTTAAATAATATGATTTTTGCTATCTAAATTTTTTTTTATAATTTTAAAAGTTAACATCGACAAATATTTAAATATTTAAATATTTAACATATGGAGGTAGTATTACAACATTAAATTATATCTATTTAATTTATACTATTTGATAAATCCAATGGATTATCTATTGTTTAAATCCAATTATTGATAGCCCAATAAAAATTTCTGGTTGACCTAAAATTTAAATGATAAGATTAGAGATTAAATGTAACATGACTTTCTAGGAATAGGTCCATTAGGTTTATTTTTTAAAAAATCACACATGAATCAAGGTTGTGACTTCTCTTTTAATATATTAGATTTCAATAAAAATAACCTTAAAATGGAAACGATGTGACTCTTCAAACAAATTTTTGAAAATCTATAAATAGATATGTCCATACCTTCTCGAAACATAATTTTGACTACTCAAATAAAATGGTGAAGAAAAAAAGTTCTATGCAATTAGTTAGTTACAATATATTTTGAATTTTTTAGATTTTTCTTTTCATTTTAATTTTGCACACTGTTTTTTTTATTTTTTAAATTACATTTCTTTTTAATTTATAACTATTTAAGATAAATTTTTTGTTTACAATTGATTTTCATTTTTAGATAATACTTCTTTTTAATTTATGTGTTTTCAATTTTTATTTATTATGATTTGTGTGTTTCATAACTGTATTTCATATTTTTAGTTTATTACCACTCTTGAGTAGGAAAATTACATCTTTTCCAGTTATGCTTTTTCAACTCTATAAATACAATATTTGTTGCCTATCAACTAAGGAAATATATGGAATCGTTCAGAGCAATCAACTACTTGCATCATCGCAGCAGTGAATCTTGATCTAACGTCGAGTCTTGACAACTTAACGCTCATCAGAGCAATCAACATCGACATGCAGACTAAAGAAATATATGGAATAGTTCAAGACATCCAGCAAATCTCCTCTGTTTTTCTCAATACCTCGTTCTCTCATCTTCCCCGAATTCACCTCGCGGAAGTTGATTAGTTAGAAAAACAACTCTAATGGACCACCGTGTAATCGCCCCTGTTGTGGTTTAAAACTCTGTTTTGGACCTGAGACCTTTTTTTTTTCCTCTATTGCTTAATGAAATTATTCGGTTGACAAAAAAAAGAGATTCGAAACTCAAATTTTCTAATGTATGAATAAATAACTTCTAATCAAATCTTTAGGACTAAAATGATTTTGTGGTAAGAATCCATAAACCGAAAAATTGAAAAAACAGGGGAATTTGTGGTTTTTCTTTTAATTATTTTCACAATAAATCTCACAATTTGTCGTTTCTCTGTTAATTAATTATTTTCCCAACATTTTTTATTTATTTTTGATAATATAAAGTCATTAGGTCTCCAAAAAAAACAGGGGAAGAAGAAGAAGAAGAAGAAGGTCGCATCTTGACTTTCTTCCAATACTTGGAGCCAGAGCTTTTCGAGATTTGGTGCTAAAATGGCAGCTCTTTCAGCTGTTCTGTCTCTTGGTTTCGTAACACTTGGCCCTTCGCGCCTTTCCTTCTCCTCTTTCAATTCTCTCCGGCAACAGACATCACTTCTCCGACGCCAAAGTCTTGTCCTTTCGAGGTCTCCGCTTAACAGGGTTCTTCAAGCTTCCCTTCAATCCAGTACGTTATCTAATTAAACATGACTCGATTCCCTTTCATGGGTTTGCGTTAGATTCATTGGAATCAATCGTTCATATCTGAAAAATTCAATCTTTATATTCAGAGATGATCTCTTGTAGTGTCTTTATAAAGCATTCATTTTTAATATATATAGATTGTGTTTATTAGATTATGCAAATGCTGGTGAGGCTGAGGTTACATCATCACCTGGAGACCGTTCTGAGATTGTGTTTTTGGGTACTGGAACTAGTGAAGGGATCCCTCGTGTTAGCTGCCTCACTAATCCTCTCAAAACATGTTCGGTATTTCTTTTCTTCATTGTTGAGTTTTCATCTTCGGTTTCAATGGGATCACATTTGAAAAGAAAGAATCTATTTTTGATTGTTCTAGGTATGCACCAAAGCAGCAGAACCTGGAAACAAGAATAGGAGACTTAACACTAGCATCCTTGTTCGGTACACTAGACCATCTGGAACAAGTAACATCCTTATTGATTGTGGCAAGTAAGTGCAGTGACATTACTGTTGTGTTTTGTGTGTGTGTTGATTCCATTTCTAGCTTGTGGCAAATGCTGACATTAGAAAAGAGAGGTTGAATCCAATCTTTTTAATCCTTCTTCTGCTTTCAAAATGTATGATGTTTAAGAGAGTTTTTGATGTTTCAAAATGTATGTAATTTTTAACTTTATTAAAACCGATGTAGCCAATGATATTTTGTAGTTTGTTTTGTAATTGGTTTGAATAATGTTAAATCTAAAACTCGTATTTTGGTGATATATTTTAGAACTGAGGGAGTATAAGATATTTGGTGAGATTGATCTTAGAGCATATGATTTTCATTTTCTTTCTTGTATGCTAACTTTTTGTATTCTCCTTTCTCCTTGCAGGTTCTTCTACCATAGTGCACTTAAATGGTTTCCCACCTTCGGGTAAAGCTCTTTTCATCAACCAGCATTCACTTGTCATAAGAGTTCTTAGAAACTCTTCACTATGTTACATTCTGATAATTTTTTAGCATTGGTCTATGGCCATCTCCATGATACTTAGTTGTGCTATCTTTTTTTCCAGGCTAAGAACACTTGATGCGGTTGTGATCACTCATTCTCATGCTGATGCTATTGGAGGTCTCTGAAACTAACAAGTTAAACCTTGCCCCATCCATCTTTTTTCTTTATCCTGTAAAAAGCTATGATATTGAAGTCTTCTGCTTCATTTTTGTTTTCTGCTCTCCAGGTCTTGATGATCTCCGTGACTGGACAAACAATGTCCAACCTCACATTCCAATTTACACCGCTATGCGTGATTTTGAGGTTTACTTGTTTTCACAACACACATTGAAAGACATTCCCCTTATCTCTCACGTAGTTAAAGACTCTCTACCGTGACATGTGCATCTCTCAGGTGATGAAGAAGACTCATTACTACTTGGTTGACACGAGTGTGATCATACCAGGGGCTGCAGTCTCAGAGTTGGAGTTTAAAATCATTCACGAGGATCAGCCATTCATGGTAAAAGATCTAAAGGTAAAGTTGGATTCTTCTAACATCCAGGTTTCATTGGTACAAAGCCTATGAATGATCTTGGTGTTGTGTTTGAAACTGTTTTCAGATCATCCCATTACCAGTGTGGCATGGAAGTAACTACTGTTCCCTTGGTTTCCGGTTTGGTGACGTCTGCTACATAAGGTAAACAAACACACACTTCCCTCTACCTTAATTTCACATCTTTGAATCATCATTTTTTATAAAACATATGCAGCGATGTGAGTGACATACCTGAAGAAACTTACCCGCTCCTTAGAGACTGTGATCTCCTAATCATGGTAATCTCATCTCTATTGTTCTTCTTATTAACAATAGATAGCTTCTTACTCAAGAAACATCTCTTTTCCTCTCTCTCTATAGGATGCTCTGAGGCCTGATCGTTCTTCAGCAACACACTTTGGCCTCCCAAGGGTACAAAGCTTGTCCTGTTCGTACTATTTTGTAAACAGCTTATTGTCATAGATTGTTTCCTCCATCATTACATTTTAATATTCAATCCAGGCGTTGGAGGAAGTTCGGAAGATTAAACCAAAGAGAACTCTTTTCACCGGAATGATGCATTTGATGGACCACGAGAAGGTGAGCGAAGAGCTGGAGAAACTCATGGACACAGAAGGCCTTGATGTCAAGTTAAGCTATGATGGTCTTCGTGTACCAATATCGATTTAACTCGGTTTATTATTTTTCCCCCGGTTTAACCAGTTCATACCGCAAATAAATATTCATTTGGTTGTATTGAATTGTATCTTTATCAAAATTAGATGAGCTGCTGCCTGTTCGCGAAAGTCACCCAATAGATTAATATGTTTTGGTTTAACTCGAACCGGTTTTGGTAAATGGCTGCTTTATATGTCTGGTTAGTGTGGGGGGGACCAGCAAACGGTACGTTTTATAGCGACAATGGCAAGAGGGAAGACCGTAAACGGAAAACATGGGAACCAGATTGCATGGCTCTGTTCTGCTTACAGTCCAATTATATCTTCCCACGTTCCTTGTCGGTCCACTGGTCCGGTCGTTTTCACGCGTGTATATCGCCGAAGGTGACATGGTGGCTAGACAGATGATAGACACCGCTTAAAATTATTTCTAAAACTAGGCATGGGCATTCGGGTGCCCCGTCAGTTTCGGTTCGATTGATTCGGATTTTCGGTGTTATGCTCTTAAATCCCGGGTTTTACTAATTATAGGGTTGGGATTTGTTCGGTTCATTCCGGGTTCGGTTCGGATTGGATTGTAACCAATGTTTGAAATCGTTCCAAAATATATTTTTCAAACGTCAAAAATTGATAATTTTTTTTATCAAAATATAGAAATTATTCACAAATTTAACTAAAAATTAGTTAAATTATCTAAATTAACTAAAAACTATTCAAAATAAAAAATAAAAAACTACAAAAACATTTTAAATACTTTAAAATATCTAATTCACCTTAACATATATAAGAACATTAACATATTTAACTGATTTCGAATATTTTCTGATCCTAGTTTGGATTTCTGTTCGGTTCATGTTATAACCAAACTTCAAAGTTTTAAATTCATAAGTCCCGTTCGGATATTTTTGTATATTTTGATTTTTCCGGTTTGGATTTAGGTATTTCGGGTTGGGGTAAAAACATTCATGGCTATCTAGAACCCTAATTCTTATTAACTTAAGCACTAGTATCAAAAGATCGTATTAAAATTAGTTGAGGTTTGTGCACGTGTTAGCGTTGCTAAGAGGTAAGTGGTGGAAAACACGTATATGAAAGTTGGGTGTGATTGTTAAAAAGTTACAGTAATTTTAATTGTTCTCATGGGGTTAATCATTAATTATTGTATTTAGTTGGTAGGGTCTATGTGTTAGCTCAATCATTTTCATAAACAAAGTCCCCCTACTATTTTCTTGATATATGCTCCGCTCGTGAACTCGCTCTGACTAATTGACTCTATACACTGCAACTCACGAATCTTTCGATTTTTTATCTTTTATTTTGGATGATATAATTAACAATATTAAATTATATGACTTTCACTTTGTAGGCAATAAAGAAAAGATAAATCAATCAGACCTTTGTTTTTAGTTGAACCAGATCTGTTGTTTTCCAAAACAAAGACTACGCTGCCCCAGATACTGTCAACAAGGCTATCGAGGACATGAAGGAATGGAAGGGAAGAAAGGAGGAAACTGTAGAGGTTAAAAAATCTACCAGCAACAGACAGGTTTTCAACTGGAAACCGCCCATGCAAGGATCAAATGCAACACCGACGGTTCTTGGTGCAAGGAACACCAAAATCAAGGCATTGGTTGGATAAGTAGAGATTCTACTGGTCGGTTGCTGTGGGCTGGAGCTCAACGGTATCGAGAAATGGGATCACCAATAGAAACTGAAGCAACAGCTCTCAAATGGGCAATGCAAACGATGTTGAGACTGGGATACACTCAGGTCATCTTTGAAACAAATTCTATGGTGTTAGCGAGGATGATTTCGGGAAAGGAACCTATTTGGCCAAAGCTCTATCCAATCATCCAAGAAATCTCCCATCTCCTCTCGCCAGGCCGGAGCTATAGGGCCGAGTATTACTCACGAGATGGTAACAAGTCGGCAGATAGGATAGCGAAGGAAGCTCTTTCTTTCATGAATTATGTTCCTAAGTTATATTCTATGGTGCCAAGTTGGTTAAAACAGATCTTTGAAGTGGATGTACCTATGTTAGGAGTGAACAATGATGTAGGTCCAAACCTTTTTGGTTAATGAAAAGTTGAAGCTGAGCAAAAAAAAAAAAAAAGATCTGTTATGTATAATCATAATCAGTCTTTAGAATCAAACATGTTAACATGCACATGCATGTTTTCTAATGATATAGAAAATGGTTATTTATGTGGTTAGAACATGATATTTGTTACTATAATCTAAGCCATGCATAGCTGACATGGAGACAAGGACGTATAATCTTTTATAGACCCATAATTTATGACAATTGAATAAAATAAAATAAAGAGAAATTACACTCAATAGACACAAAAATTTTTTTTTTTACAAACTAACTAAAAACACCCTCTCTCTCCTATTTTCTCTTCCTATCTCTCTCTACTCTCTTTAAATCTAATTTCCCTTTCTTTTTGCTATCTAGCAAATAAGCCCTAAAATAATATACACATGCCTATCCAAGTTTCATCTAAGCTAACGAGTCTGATTGTATAGACCTTTTAGAGTAAAGTTGTAGAGTAAAATGTGACAGTTATTCTAATTCTCGCTATCTCTCACCAACAGGTGAAAAAATAAAATAAAAATGTTTACTCTCATTTACTTTGAAAGTAATTATTCTGTTTTGTCTTTTCTAGTTTTACACTTGTAATTTTCCTCTTCTTCGTTGCGGTGGAATTGAGAGTAACACAAAAGATTATAAATATAATATACTATTTTTCTCTTTTCCTCTAATTTTTTATTTCTCTCTCTTCCTTCCATTTACTCCATATTTCTCTATCATATTTATTCTAACATCCGAAGATAGGCGAGGTTTTTTTCTCTCATGTACTGTCTCCTAGACTGGTCCTTACCCACAAGTCACTTAACGGTTCATAGAGCTGACTTTCCTCTTTTGGCCCCTGTTCCCTGCCCTTTGCTGTCTGTTATTTCAAATTTTTTCCCTTTTTGGCTCTAACCACCGGTCCACGATCATACCGGTGCTTTACCCAGTGGTTCTTCCGCCTCCGGTGGTTTCGAACCCCTCGTCCGGCCTACCTATCTACCAAAGAACCTCCATCCCTCGCTATGCTAAGCTTCAGAGGAAGTCTAGCCTCTACCCACTGATCCAGTAGATACCTTCAGAGTCGACAGAGACTCTTCTAAACGGTTAACGGTGGTCTGCTGCTCCCTCGCTTCTTGCTTCTCTGCTCTTGAAACCAGACTTTGCTCAACTCACTACTTCCTGCTGTGCTACTAACCAATTCCTCTACACAAACAGATATGGCTCCACGGAGATTCACAGTCGCTGAAAAAGGCAAGACCGTTGCTCAGACACAAACTGCCCGTACGAGAATCCGCATCAGAGCCCCGGAGATCGACACTTCTTGGCTTATCATGGAGAACGCCCTCACTCTCATTGGAAGAGCTGTCAACCCTAGAGAGCAACCTATTGGAGCCCTCATCTCTGCTCTACCTAGGAAATGATTGCTAAAGGGTAGGGTGTCGGGATCTGACCTTGGCCAACAATGCTTCCAGTTTCGATTTGAACTCGAAGAAAACATAAAATAAGTACTAGCAAACAAACCCTACCACTACAATCACTGGATGGTGATCTTGCAGCGCTGGGAACCAGTGATCTCTCCCCTCTTCCCCTCGCACATTCCCTTCTGGATCCGGCTGAAGGGCATCCCTCTGCACTTCTGGCATGAAAAGATGATATATAATATTGGACAGGAACTTGGTACTCTTGAAGACTACAACATCACCAAGACCTCGGCGAGAATGAGGGTCCTGCTAGATGGACTGAAACCACTAGTCAAAGAGTCTATCATTGACTTTGCTTCAGGGGAAGAAGCCTCGTTTACTCTGGAA
The DNA window shown above is from Brassica oleracea var. oleracea cultivar TO1000 chromosome C3, BOL, whole genome shotgun sequence and carries:
- the LOC106331559 gene encoding putative hydrolase C777.06c, coding for MAALSAVLSLGFVTLGPSRLSFSSFNSLRQQTSLLRRQSLVLSRSPLNRVLQASLQSNYANAGEAEVTSSPGDRSEIVFLGTGTSEGIPRVSCLTNPLKTCSVCTKAAEPGNKNRRLNTSILVRYTRPSGTSNILIDCGKFFYHSALKWFPTFGLRTLDAVVITHSHADAIGGLDDLRDWTNNVQPHIPIYTAMRDFEVMKKTHYYLVDTSVIIPGAAVSELEFKIIHEDQPFMVKDLKIIPLPVWHGSNYCSLGFRFGDVCYISDVSDIPEETYPLLRDCDLLIMDALRPDRSSATHFGLPRALEEVRKIKPKRTLFTGMMHLMDHEKVSEELEKLMDTEGLDVKLSYDGLRVPISI